The following is a genomic window from Strix uralensis isolate ZFMK-TIS-50842 chromosome 3, bStrUra1, whole genome shotgun sequence.
GCCCACGTTTCAAAATGTCAGACACTGTGAGCAGGAATGAGTGGCTTGCTTCAGAGAGCATTTAGACAGAAAGTGAGTTGTCTGTAAACGGGATCTAGGCTACTATATACAGTTATGTTATTACAAAAAATATATGCACCTCAGCTTATCAAGAGCAAATGTACTATTCCTTGCAGCACTTGAGGGACaggagatttaaaaattaaacttgtattttctttccaagaaagTTCAGAAAATACCTTAGGACCCTCATCTGAAGCCCAAATTAAGTTAATTAGATTATTTCCATTACTACATTTTGACATGCAAATAAGAACAGCAAGTTAGCAAAACAGTataaaaacatagtttaaaaaaagtaaaagcccCTCTTAGCAAAGGTCAAAAGGGTGGCCTGAAAACTTGTGAAGTTTTAATGATGGAAATTGTTAtgaattatgaaataaataatacagtGAAAAGTACTTCACTACTGTGATTAAGGATGTCTTGAAAGATTCACAAGATCTGGGCACCTTGCCAATCATCTTAAAGTAGAAAACCAAAATACAGTGCAGTTGTTTAACACCTTCACCACATCATGGCTCATGCACCCTCCCCTCTGTGCTGTCCTCTCACACTGACCAACAGCTCAGCTCTCCTTGCTCATCTTCATAGGCCAATTAAATCATAGGTGTCCTTCAGCAACTGTTGCAAGTCACTAAGTCTGCACTGCTTCAGACAGTTAAGATACATTGCTGAGCATGGTGACTGCTAAGAatggaaaaactgtcccacagacCAAAGGTCCATCCAGTGCCATGTCCTACTTCTGAAGATGGCCAGATGCAGACACCTGGGGAGAAGAAAATCTGCCTTATGCCTTGTTTTTTGATATCCTTGCAGCTttcaggaatctgtcttttgaCCATTGCTGCACCCTGGTCCTGCTAGTTTGTTTTGtcaatagcattttaaaatggagataatCTTAGTCATCTGCTACAATTGTTCCTCTTGGCTATCTATCTTTACCTCTTCTTCTCTGCATTGAAACTCACACGTCATCTTTCCTCCATGTAACTGGACTTTAGCAAACCATATTTCAAATGCTCAACTACTTTATGGATTTAATCATAACCTTCCCCAGATCTGTGATGATCGGGAACGGTTTCGTTCAAACAGCCATAAGGAGGCCAAATTAATATTATAGTGAGCCCACTGAAGTTATTTGAGTCACAATCCAGATAGATTTCacactttttttggtttgtatgCATTAAACAGTGAAGATTGCTTTTCAGCAGTAACAATCAAAACATTCATGCACTGTGtccacatatgcacacacatataggaaaaaaagatactcACATTTCAGGGTTTTTAAGTATCTCTGTGTTGTTTTATGCAAATATGTTGGGATTTTGTCATAGCTGAAGTCAAGGTCTCAGATCTCATAAAAATCAGCcatcaagaaaatgaaatgtgcCTGCTTAAATGATTATGAACCATTACAACATGATACTTTAAATCTACCAAGTCACATTTTGACACTATGCAGCAGTTTTATTTCACTCACTTGGCATGGTTAGTGGAAAGCAGCGCCATACTTAAACTGCTAGGGAGCCATTGCTATTGTGATAtgctcagttttgaaaaaaaaccaagcctGACATCTGTCAGCCTGCCTTTCTTTAGGTCCAGTGCTCTATTAATTTAATCATATCTTACAAGGCTGCCTGTACTAATGCCATCTGGTGTCTCTAATGAGATCATGAGCTGCAACTGAATGCTCACATACACAATTTCTAAAATAAGTAAGAAGTTTGAGGGGTGTTTTTACgagtttttgtttttcctgctaaTGCAAACATCTAGGTTGTCATCAGAAACTAAggtctgaaaaatgaaattattctagcttttaaaattcaggaatcataaaataaaatatttccatgtctAGCTCCTACTAGCTTTAACGACAGACCTGAACAGCATGCacacaaacagcaaatgtttgtgccaaacaggtaaataaaattgcattttccttctttacCTGGCCAATTACATATTTTGTGTTAGCAGTTCAGGCAAAACATTTGGATAATGTGCACCTTGAGATATaccatattattattttttcttcagaaaacagctaTTATTCAATTCTGTAATTAACACTTGTCTCAGTTTTGCAGTTCTATTGTGAGTGATCTTCTTGATTTAAATGATTAATAATTAAACTGCTCATCTGCCTGACATTAAGCTCACCCTTTGCAAAAATAGGCCATCAATCAGGAGGTGTTTTGAGCATTTTTTATGATTCTAATGCCaacttgatattttaaaaataatatcattACATAGGTAGCCTAATTAGTAAATGACTTGCCTCCAGTTTCCATATTTCCAACACAGACAAGGTTAAATATCTTCCTTTACGTAAAAAAAGCAggttattgttgttgcttgtcAGGAGGAAGTGGTGATTATTTCAATTTAACTCTGTACCTTTAACTAATGCTGTTATTTCTTGTTGAAAGTGTACTCCTGTTGAGGCTGATGGTAAATGTGCTTGAGGCAGCCACAAAAGAATGTAACAGAATCACACATCCTCTTTCACCTGATCCTCAGACAATTTTCAAATCTGGTaagtactaaaataaaataggaatCTGTAATGTATGTATGTGTGATGAATGTATTAAACCAAACACATAAGTAGGAGTGTGATTACAATGGTGGGCAATGCTTAAAAAATACTTATTGATTCCCTCCAAGTACTGAGAATTTTTTTGCTTATAGAAATCTGTCTTTTTCCTGAGGTGTTTCTTTATCCATTGTCTTTTGCTTGTATAATTCAAATAATGTATTCATATTTAAGATTGTAGTTCAGTCTTACTTTTAAATACTCACATATTGCTTTCATGGTGAAAAGAAATATGGTAATGTGGATAAAGTGGAAAAATAGTAAGCTAAAAAATGCAAGgcttatatatttaaaattcaaaacataaGTATGTTTGAGGGCACATGCATAGACATGCCCATATGTAATATATAAACAATGttggaacacacacacacactcccttaTATATACGGAAATTTATTGTTTATAATTACCCAATACATTAATGCTAAATAAAGCCATAAATAAGCAGATTATAAATTCTGAAGGAGCCTATTGAAAGACTGTTAGAAAGatttaaattgaaaacaaatttgtGTTTCTAGGAGTCCTGATTCAACTTCCTTTGCAGCCAGTGCATCTTCTTAATAACTTCAGTGaatgctgttttaaaatcagaaaaggaaatcAGCTCAAGAGATTTAAATCAGGTCCTAAATCTGATCTCTGCAAATCTGGTTTCAGTTTGAGTCCTTCTCTACTACTCTCGTACCAACCATCTTCAATAAGCTTTTGCTGGACAGTGGAAGTCCTTTTCTGAATAAATGTGTGACTGGTAGTGCCTTTGTGAATTCCTGTAGCATCTGGGAGAACACACAGCTCTCCCATGATGAGTAGCTGTTGTTCCCTACAGACTTTCTGCTAAGCTCTTCTGAGGAATAGAGATCCCTTCTTCAGTGCTAATCTGAAGAGATCTCCTTTCTTAGCCCTCTCTTTCTTGCAGGCTGTAGGAAACACTCGTTCTCCCTTTCTTCTAAATGCCTtcaccctcttttcttccttccacacATTATACTAATATTTAGGAGTGGCTTTGGCTAAGTGGAATGAAGAGTGACTGGTTTATAGGGAATATATGCTCTCAGGCTCTCTTTGTATATTTTAACCATGAAATATGTATCCTAGAAAGATATATACATGACAGATACTTAGAAAGGTATTTTCCCTGCAACAATAAGAGTTTCTAAAATAATAACCTAGACAGGTACCACTTTAGTGCTGTCTAATTGAAGAGTTACTGCAGTTGCTGCCAAGTGCAAAGTGTAACAAACACCAAGCAAGGGCATGGGTGtctggctggctggggtcaaGGGTGGGTAAAGCAGAGATGGAGACTAGAGTCACTCAAAGATGGGCGAGGGGACCACAGACCCAGGTGAACTGTGCAACCTACCTGCTTGCCTTATACACCTCTGCACGTCTGAGAGAAACTAAATTGTTTAAAGCTTGTTTCAGAAGGTGTTCAAGCATTTTCAGTCTGCCATATTCCCACAGCTTCTAAAAATCAGCTTTGAAAAGACAGCAGAGGAAGCTGAAGAAGTGgttaaagatttatttaaagGGCAGGAAAGCCAGAGAAGCTGTGATGCTTAAGCAACATCGCATAGTATGGGTCTTTACCCATCTGTAGCCCTCTGTCATGAGCCAGCCTCTCCACATGAGTCATAGAGAGTCTCATCCTCATTATGCTATTGGAGAGTGTTCAGTCCTTTCCTTCCCCCAACTCCCAGTTATATCTGGACTGTATCTGCCCCACTTTTGCAGattatctgtctctctctctttcaaaaTTCAGGTAATTCCCAAACAGGAAGGATTTGTTTATCTAGACTTAAAGTTGACCCATGCACACTTCCTATTTAGCATCACAActaacaaaaagcagagaaactcTAGATGAAACTGCTATTCACAGCATTAGCAAATATGGGATCTCATGTTGTCCAGTCCCTGCAATTACTGCATTGCTGGTATGTGCTGTTCTCACAGAGCAGCTAATGGAAAGAAGAGGATGACAGAACCCATGCAGGGAAATGCCGAGGAACTGCATCTCCTGCCCATGGGTTCCTGTGTGTGGTTAAACAAGTCATTTAAGCCTAGCTTTGTGCATGTGGCCACGAATGGCATGTTCcccattttcatagaatcatataacggtttgggttagaagggaccttaaagatcatctagttccaacccccctgccatgggcagggacaccttccactagaccaggttgctcaaagccccgtccaacctgacctgaacacttccagggagggggcagccacaacttctctgggcaacctgttcccatgaCTCACCaatctcacagtaaagaatttcttccttatatctaatctaaatctgccctctttcagtttaaaaccattacccctcatcctatcactatactccttgatgaagagtccctccccatctttcctgtaacccgctttaagtactgggaggccactattAGGTCTCCCCAgggccttttcttctccaggctgaacagccccaactctctcagcctgtccttataagggaggtgctccagccccctgatcatcttcatggcctcctctggacccacttgagaaggtccatgtccttcatatattggggaccccagagctgagcgcagtactccaggtgggatctcatgagagcaggGACTTCAGACTCTGGTCTGATTTGCAGAAGTCTGAGCCTGGCTACAACCAGAGTCAATGGATTTAATCCTTTACATAACTGAAGTCCTTCATAATGCTAAGCACTCTTAAAAGCAATGTTAGGGGGGGGGCAAGTGTCTCAAACTGAACATCTCAAGTGGATACTGGTAACAATACCTCCTTGCCATGGGGTGTTGtgcaaattaattaattaccATTTGTAAAATACAgtgataaagaaaataaattattttcatagagTGCCATCTATAACTCAAAGATCTGCACActgaacaaagacaaaacaacacTAGTGCTCAGTCTGTTCATATGTAGTATACTATCCTTTACACTATAAGAAGCAATTATTCTGACACTCTTAATTTACCTCACTAGTGTAACAAAAAAGGACAAGTAATGTGACGTTAAAAGTGCTGAGATACTCTGataaaacagagtaaaaaaaaaaaagttgaagtgCTGTATTACTGTTATGGAGTATACTGAGGTGGTGCTGTTTATTTGTTCCATATTTCCCTCAAAATTGCCATTGCCCTACAGTATTTCTGTAAGTAAAACTTACTCTAATCTAATCTAATTTCTTGTGGTGCAAAGTCAATGTGAATTAAGAGTCACATATTCTTGTATAACATTTATTAGCTCTATGAATAAACATTCCATATGTAAAATTGTGTTCTTAATGATACTGATACAAACCATCCACTTCTCACAAGTGCATGTTGTGCTGCAGAGATGTGTGATTTGTTGAGATGCTCCTGTGTATTGTTGACATAGTTGAAGTGATGAGATTCTTCtttgaataaatgttttatttccaatTGTGCTTTTCTACTTGTTCACATTTCTTGTGCTGGTTTCCCAATCCAattgactttattttcttttcagaaatctttGGGAAAGTATATTGAAGTTCTtctcaacatattttttttctgagcagtgtACTGCCAAAATGAATTTTGTAAGTACTTAATTGATAAACCATATTAATGTGTCAATAAAGCAATGACTCTGGACACCCCAGATCTTCAAGGCTGCTAGTCCAAATGCCCTAATCTCAGGAGTGTTTAGCTGAAGAGACTTTTCTGATAGCAGACTTCACTGTCAAAGCACACTGTTTATTGGGTTTGCACTCTCCTAATGTAACTACAGGTTTGGTGTTTGTGGTGCAGGTAACTGTGTCTCAGGCTAGCCATCCTGGGTTGCCTGTCTAGCTGAGTGGAGAGAAGAAATCATTTTTGGACTTGATTTAGACAAGCTACATTAGTATGAAATGTACATCATGCTAGAAAggcctcttcccttcccttgatGGTAAAGGAAGTCTAGACCCCTACTTCAACTTCAGACTTCTACACTATAGAGTTTTTTGTGATGGCAGACAATCCTTTCTGCACAGTGTATTTAAAGATGGAAACCTTTAGGCCATCCAAAACGATTATCTCCatgttcatattttaattaagattttattaaattttctaGTTAGTTCTTACAAGTCTCCTCTGCAGTGTTAAATGCATTTGTAATTGGTGTGTGTGGTTGGTGGAAACAGTGCAAAACATGTAAAGTTGGAGGAAACAATAGTGATGTGGACTGTCTTGAGATTGATATAGTCTGGAAGCTGAGACATTGGAAGGACTGGACAGAAGTATTACAGTTATCACAAGGGAAATGTCACTTTCATTTCAAATCAGCAAGCCATATAATACTTGTATACTAATTAGCACAAGATTTTCAAAGTACCTTGTATTTGTATGACTGTGTTATCTATCATCTTTCTACCATATAGAAATTAGAGATTAACAGCTATGTGTTAAATGGTGATCTTCTTTTTTACAGACGGACCCTTGTACCACAGATTATCCATATTATTCTGACTATGCTTCTCTAATCACACAACCTTGTTCTAAGTTGGAAGTCAGAAACttcacaaaagcatttctgcCAGTTGCGTATTCATTGATTTGTATCATTGGCCTAGTTGGTAACATCTTTGTAGTGATGACCTTCGCTTTATATGAAAGAACCAAGTCCATGACGGATGTGTACCTCTTCAACATGGCTATAGCAGACATACTGTTTGTTCTCACTCTCCCACTGTGGGCAGTGAATTATGCTGCTGATGAATGGATTTTTGGTgatttcatttgcaaaatgacCAGAGGTATCTATGCGATCAACTTCAGCTGTGGCATGCTGCTTTTGGCCTTTATCAGCGTGGACCGATACATTGCTATCGTACAAGCAACAAAGTCATTTAAACTCAGGGCAAGGACGCTCGCATATAGTAAACTAATTTGTTTGGTCGTGTGGGTATCATCAATTTTAATCTCTACTTCCTCTTTTCTATACAGTGAAAGTTACAGTTTCTCTACCAATGAAACCAAAGAGATTTGTGATCACAGATTTGACAGAATGTCTGAAAGCACAATGCTGAAATCACTACTGCTGTGTCTACAAGTTGGATTTGGATTTTTTATACCTTTCGTGTTCATGATTTTTTGCTATACATTCATTGTCAAATCCTTACAACAAGCTCAGAAttccaaaagaaacaaagcaatcCGTGTAATCGTATTAATTGTAGCTGTTTTCCTAGTTTGCCAGGTACCTTATAACATTGTTCTTCTTGTGACAGCTGTAAATATGGGCAAGATAGACAAATCTTGTGACAATGACAAGATAATGGCCTATGCAAAATACACCACTGAAGCCATAGCGTTTTTACATTGTTGCGTGAACCCTGTGCTCTATGCATTTATTGGAGTGAAGTTCAGAAGTTATTTTGTGAAGATAATGAAGGACCTATGGTGCATGAGATACAAGAAATACAATAAACGTAGCTCAAGGACAAACTCTGATATTTATCATTCAAGACAGACTAGTGAAATTCTGACTGACAATGGATCTTCTTTTACTATATAATACAATTTGAACAACATTATTACTGAGGGACTCTTCTCACCGAGCAACCCAAATCAGTCACTGTGACTGACAGTAAGTCATCTGGACTTCTCTGCACCTGTAAGGGAGCTCCCATGATCTACAACTCccttcaggaaaataattaagaTAAAAGAATAATGCTGTCCTGTGGAAAATTCTTATTCACCTCTCTTAACATTCACACTATTCTAAAGTGCACTCTCTTAGAATTATCAGGAAAGTGAAGTTTACAGAGGAATCCTCCTTGTTTGCTAAGGAAAAATTGCATCTCCTCTGTCGTACATCACTGAAATATCCCAAAAGCACTAAGTAAATGAATCAGGTTATGTCCAGGCTCATTCTACTTACATTTATGCTGTATCTGTTAATTACTTCTATCTGGAAATCCTATATAAGTGTAGGTCTCCAGTGTTTCTTTGTTGCAGACAGGTCACGCTGTGACAATACTAACCTAAAGAGATGGCATTTTGATCAAAGCACAGcaaggaaagcaaacagaaataaagaaacaggCTCAAGGCTGCTGACATTGCTGGCCTTAGTTCTTTTAAATCTTTGCCCAGTTCTACACTCCACCTGCTCATCAGGAGTTGGTTACACCAAGGTGGAGGCTGGTCAAAGCCAACAGTGAACATGTCTACTAAaaagaatattagaaaaatataaaattattcattaaagAGAACACTGAAATATCCACAGAAAAGTTTTCTGACACCTCCTGAGATTATCTTCTGAACAGAGAATGGAGCTTTGCTTGAGAGATTCTTCTCTTCATTTGACACAGGATTCAGGTGCTGGAATCCATCAAAGCTGACAATCTGGTGAACATCTCTTtgtgaaaagttttttctttctagCCGAAAATCACACTCTACTTTTTAAAAGGTGACAAGCTGTACAGAACTGCAATTTTTCCAACACTTTTTGCTGGAACTTGATCAGTGACAAAACATGATACTACCATTAACAAAGTTTCCTTAGGAATGGATTTACCAGCACAAATATGCCTATATGAAATTTACTTTATtagcttcagaaattattaaagaCTATATCTAAAAATAAGACCAAAATCTGACTTAATTCAGCCAGAATTTTTACTGAGTCAGCATTTAACTCActatgaatataaaaatatttataataaatgCAATTAGTTTTACCCAGCCATGACTTTTCAGCAAATTCTCAGTGGATCTTCTGCTCATTGAGTGAGCTTCACCACACTGTAGCAGTCATGGTGGAATGGAGAGGTAGACAGGAGTCAGAGCTGGAGGGCAGAGAGGCAGGATGGAGCAGAGAAGCACCAGCAGCCTGCTGAAGTACCTAAAAGTCCTCTTGCAGTTCTGTTGCAATGGGAGCATAAACCATGACAGTGTCTGGATTTGCTGTTGTGTGGGACATTACACTCCTACAGCTGTGTAAATTCATGCAATCTGCAGCTTGCTGTTttccttggttgtttttttttaaagttcacaaCTGAAGAGACAGTGGAGCTTGGATCACTAACCACATCGTTCAGTGGCAATGCAAAAGGCCAAGAAGGACAGTGCTGGAGTTGAAGATCCTGTGAGGAAGTGCATTGATATAGCACGACACAAAACTAGTACTGCCTTGGCTGGTGCAATCCATCCTTGTTTACAGTGCAGTGTGAGGTTTTTAAATATCAGTGCCAGGTGTGATAAAAATTGCATACATTTATCATGACTGAATAGCAACTTAGGCAAGAATATGATACAAAATTATGTAAATGCATATGCATGCATTTGCTGTATATAGCACTGATGATTTTCTGGAAGAGAattcaacaaataaaaaatgtaactgaaaagtTAAAAAGCTCCTTGGATCTAAGCTTCTTGCTACATGTATTACCTTGAAACATTCAGTGTAAAATCTCTCAAATCTGAACAATGTCGTGTCTCTCCCTCAGAGGCTGCATGAGGAACCGTGCCTTAGGGTGCGAAGTCCATGGCTGAAGTCCACCGAGCACTGTGGTGGCTCTTGGTCAGAGCTCCGTGAGGCTTGAAAGCATACCCCCAACcctcctgctggccctgctgccatGCCTGCATTGGCCTTTAGCCACCGAACAACCCAAACACTGCCTCAATGGCCGTTAGGTGAGGTTGGGGGGCAAGATGGCGGCCAAGGGGTAGTCACTGACCCTGTCACTGTCACCGTCCCACCGGAGGGGGCTCGCTGACAGACCCCAGGCAGAGAGGGAGAGTCCTGGGGCAGGGCGAGTGTGCCATAGCCATCGTGAAGTGATTCCTGGCTGAAAGGGCATCCTCCCTCGGGGGTGAGGGATGTGAGGGAGGAGGGGCAGAAGACTAAAGCCTGGCTCCAGGCTGCCTCATGGTTCTGCCAGCCCCTGGTAACCATGAGGGACCCGGGCGATTAGGAAACAGTGGTGGTGGGACATCTGCCTCACGTGGGAGGCAACAGAGCCTCTTGGTTGCTGTCTTGTGGGAGGGAAAAATGCTCACTGGAATTACGTTGAAAAGTAGAAAATGTACCCAGCTGTTCCCCAATTCTTGTGGGTGAGAAGTGTTGCTAAGGGAAGGGGAATGTGGTGCATGTGTGGGACTAAAACAGTGTTCAGGGTATGAATTGTGCTGATGTCAAGGCCATGCTAAAAATCCCACTGGAGATAACAGCTGAAATCTTAATTTCCATGAATGATCTGCCTCTGGGACAAATAGGGATGAAGGGTAGGATGGGCTTTCAAGGGGCTGCTGAGCAGATAGAACTGCAGCTCCAACCCATGAGGTTCTGGCTTTCTCACTCAAATTTTGAGGGCAACTACGGAATGGAAGTGTGGgtagttaaaaaattaatttacatgcAATACCttcttagcatttttttaaaaatcgaCTGAAAGGTAAGAGCAAGACCAGTTCAGAGAGAAAGCAGTGGAGGAGGAGAACCCCACTGTGCAATGTTCAGCAGCAGGTGACCGTAGTAACAGGTTAGCCAGTGGATGTTGATGATGGGCCCTCAGATATTCAGTCTTTCTTTCAGTGGCCATGTCAGCAGGACTGACAGGTGAGCTGGGGTTGGTATTGGGAGTTTAGGGCATGAAAAGAGCACAGATTTATAGGAACTTGGGTGTTACTTTCATTGCTTATGGAGTAACTTTTCAGAGCTTCCTATGGGtgctgttttttattattattttcatgtgTTGGTAACTGTGCAGTACACTGCATAGTAAACACAtggtgaaattttcttttttgttgcaTGTATTCCATctcttattttgaagaaaaaaatttggttttatacAGGTCCTTGTTTCCTACCATATTAAAAGAGAGAAGGTTACATACTGTGCGGTGTCATGTCGTACACACAGATGTGGCTGATAAGCTTCTAGAAGACAATTCATACCTTCCTCTcgctgggggctggggctgggttgTGGTATTGGCTGCACATACATAGTCTCTGTTAGTTAGTGAGTTCCATTCTGCTTTTGGTGGCTCCATGGCAGCCCTGTTTGACACTTCCTGTTCAAGCAGTTCAGAAGAAGGTAGGTCGTCAGTGCACAGTGTTAAATAAAGCATAATATCTCGGTGCAGACAGCCTAAAGCTACATCTGTTTTCTGACACATATAATCTTGAAAATGGACCTAATTTATTAAACAGCTCCCCATAAAAAGTGTCAACTTTCTTCCCATGGTATTTAAATTTAATGTGCTAACTTTtctatttatatattaattttctctAGAAGAATTATCACTATAAGCTGGTGAACCTACAAGAGAGTCACAGTGGACAGAAGAGATCAAAGTCATTTGGGTCTTGCTACTAGcaagaaaaggcagaggaaatGTAATGAAAGTTGTATGCAAAGATAGGTAACAGTTGGAGATGATGGCTGGAAACTgaagacaaacaggaaaaaacagtctAGAGAGGAACATTTTTATGATGGAAGGTTATTGATAATGATTAAGTACATAACAGGTataattgattttattatttAGACCAAACTCCACTTCGGATCTTTGTAGGGCAATCTTGTTGACTAGAATTGTGAAAATCTGGgggctttttttctgcaaaagtaGCAAGAAGATGCAACTTGAAGCTTTCAGAATTTGGACCGAAttggaaaaaatagttttagatAAAGTGAAAATTATAACGTTTTCAAAATGTCAAAGTTTATCTCATGAAACATCTGAAATGTTCTGACATTTCTGGTTAGTTTTCAGA
Proteins encoded in this region:
- the CCR6 gene encoding C-C chemokine receptor type 6 encodes the protein MNFTDPCTTDYPYYSDYASLITQPCSKLEVRNFTKAFLPVAYSLICIIGLVGNIFVVMTFALYERTKSMTDVYLFNMAIADILFVLTLPLWAVNYAADEWIFGDFICKMTRGIYAINFSCGMLLLAFISVDRYIAIVQATKSFKLRARTLAYSKLICLVVWVSSILISTSSFLYSESYSFSTNETKEICDHRFDRMSESTMLKSLLLCLQVGFGFFIPFVFMIFCYTFIVKSLQQAQNSKRNKAIRVIVLIVAVFLVCQVPYNIVLLVTAVNMGKIDKSCDNDKIMAYAKYTTEAIAFLHCCVNPVLYAFIGVKFRSYFVKIMKDLWCMRYKKYNKRSSRTNSDIYHSRQTSEILTDNGSSFTI